A single Musa acuminata AAA Group cultivar baxijiao chromosome BXJ2-1, Cavendish_Baxijiao_AAA, whole genome shotgun sequence DNA region contains:
- the LOC135598478 gene encoding uncharacterized protein LOC135598478 isoform X1, whose amino-acid sequence MDLLRGYTEGDDDNDGPEEMSRGGGGEGERLESAAATEGEGEAEGSSSPDSSPPRLPAKSSAPRVDDTTLALAAAESARAIHRPLDPAQHAVAFNPTYDQLWAPIHGPAHPFAKDGVAQGMRNHKLGFVEDAAIQPFLFDEQYNTFHKYGYATDPSGLSYVGDLETLTKNQALSVYNMPQQEQKRRRLQMKAPDAEEADPSAAGPEVENPASDEWLLKNRKSPWSGKNEVVQGELTEEQKKYAEEHAEKKAEKERGEGRAGNKAEHSDKSTFHGKEERDYQGRSWIEPPKDAKPKNDHCYIPKRWVHTWSGHTKGVAAIRFFPKHGHLLLSAGMDSKVKIWDVFNSGKCMRTYMGHSKAVRDISFSIDGTKFLSAGYDKNIKYWDTETGKVISTFSTGKVPYVVKLNPDEDKQNILLAGMSDKKIVQWDMNSGTITQEYDQHLGAVNTITFVDNNRRFVTSSDDKSLRVWEFGIPVVIKYISEPHMHSMPSISLHPNSNWLAAQSLDNQILIYSTKERFQLNKKKRFAGHIAAGYACQVNFSPDGRFVISGDGEGKCWFWDWKSCKVFRTLKCHEGVCIGCEWHPLEQSKVATCGWDGMIKYWD is encoded by the exons ATGGATCTCCTACGAGGCTACACAGAAGGCGACGACGACAACGACGGACCCGAAGAGATgtcacgaggaggaggaggagaaggagagaggttGGAATCCGCCGCAGCgacggagggggagggggaggcggAGGGCTCTTCGTCGCCGGACTCTTCCCCTCCGCGCCTGCCAGCGAAGTCCTCCGCCCCCCGCGTGGACGACACCACCCTGGCCCTTGCCGCCGCCGAATCGGCCCGCGCCATCCACCGACCCCTCGATCCGGCGCAGCATGCGGTGGCCTTCAACCCCACCTACGATCAGCTCTGGGCGCCCATCCACGGCCCCGCCCACCCCTTCGCCAAGGACGGCGTCGCCCAGGGCATGCGCAATCACAAGCTCGGCTTCGTGGAGGACGCCGCCATCCAGCCTTTCCTCTTTGACGAGCAGTACAACACCTTCCACAAGTACGGCTACGCCACGGACCCCTCCGGCCTCTCCTACGTCGGCGACCTCGAAACCCTAACCAAGAACCAGGCCCTCTCCGTCTACAACATGCCCCAGCAGGAACAGAAACGGCGGCGCCTCCAGATGAAAGCGCCCGATGCCGAAGAAGCTGACCCTTCCGCAGCAGGGCCTGAGGTTGAGAACCCCGCGTCTGACGAGTGGCTCCTCAAGAATCGAAAAAGCCCGTGGTCCGGGAAGAACGAGGTCGTCCAGGGCGAGCTCACGGAGGAGCAGAAGAAGTACGCCGAGGAGCACGCGGAGAAGAAGGCCGAGAAGGAGCGCGGAGAAGGGCGGGCTGGCAATAAAGCAGAGCATTCAGACAAGAGCACATTCCACGGGAAGGAGGAGCGTGACTACCAGGGTCGTTCATGGATCGAGCCGCCCAAGGATGCGAAGCCTAAGAACGACCACTGCTACATCCCAAAACGTTGGGTTCATACATGGAGCGGCCACACCAAGGGTGTCGCGGCAATACGATTCTTTCCGAAGCATGGCCACCTTCTACTCTCGGCTGGTATGGACTCGAAGGTCAAGATATGGGATGTGTTCAATTCTGGTAAGTGCATGCGGACATACATGGGCCACTCGAAGGCGGTTCGCGACATCTCCTTTTCAATTGATGGTACCAAGTTCTTGAGTGCTGGGTATGACAAGAACATCAAGTATTGGGACACTGAGACGGGGAAGGTCATCTCCACCTTCTCCACTGGGAAGGTTCCCTACGTAGTGAAGCTTAATCCAGATGAAGACAAACAGAACATTCTTCTTGCAGGAATGAGTGACAAGAAGATTGTACAGTGGGACATGAATTCGGGCACAATCACACAAGAGTATGATCAACATCTAGGAGCAGTTAATACCATCACTTTTGTTGATAATAATCGAAGGTTTGTTACTTCTAGTGATGATAAGTCACTTCGGGTATGGGAGTTTGGGATTCCAGTTGTTATAAAGTACATCAGCGAGCCTCACATGCATTCCATGCCTTCAATCTCGCTTCATCCTAATTCAAATTGGTTGGCTGCTCAGAGCTTGGATAATCAGATACTTATATACAGTACGAAGGAGAGGTTTCAGCTGAATAAGAAGAAGAGATTTGCAGGCCACATTGCAGCAGGGTATGCTTGTCAGGTGAATTTTTCTCCGGATGGACGTTTTGTTATCTCAGGAGATGGAGAAGGGAAGTGTTGGTTTTGGGACTGGAAGAGTTGCAAGGTCTTTAGGACGTTGAAATGTCATGAAGGAGTGTGCATTGGATGTGAGTGGCATCCATTGGAGCAGAGCAAGGTTGCAACTTGCGGATGGGATGGCATGATCAAATATTG gGATTAA
- the LOC135598478 gene encoding uncharacterized protein LOC135598478 isoform X2, with protein MDLLRGYTEGDDDNDGPEEMSRGGGGEGERLESAAATEGEGEAEGSSSPDSSPPRLPAKSSAPRVDDTTLALAAAESARAIHRPLDPAQHAVAFNPTYDQLWAPIHGPAHPFAKDGVAQGMRNHKLGFVEDAAIQPFLFDEQYNTFHKYGYATDPSGLSYVGDLETLTKNQALSVYNMPQQEQKRRRLQMKAPDAEEADPSAAGPEVENPASDEWLLKNRKSPWSGKNEVVQGELTEEQKKYAEEHAEKKAEKERGEGRAGNKAEHSDKSTFHGKEERDYQGRSWIEPPKDAKPKNDHCYIPKRWVHTWSGHTKGVAAIRFFPKHGHLLLSAGMDSKVKIWDVFNSGKCMRTYMGHSKAVRDISFSIDGTKFLSAGYDKNIKYWDTETGKVISTFSTGKVPYVVKLNPDEDKQNILLAGMSDKKIVQWDMNSGTITQEYDQHLGAVNTITFVDNNRRFVTSSDDKSLRVWEFGIPVVIKYISEPHMHSMPSISLHPNSNWLAAQSLDNQILIYSTKERFQLNKKKRFAGHIAAGYACQVNFSPDGRFVISGDGEGKCWFWDWKSCKVFRTLKCHEGVCIGCEWHPLEQSKVATCGWDGMIKYW; from the coding sequence ATGGATCTCCTACGAGGCTACACAGAAGGCGACGACGACAACGACGGACCCGAAGAGATgtcacgaggaggaggaggagaaggagagaggttGGAATCCGCCGCAGCgacggagggggagggggaggcggAGGGCTCTTCGTCGCCGGACTCTTCCCCTCCGCGCCTGCCAGCGAAGTCCTCCGCCCCCCGCGTGGACGACACCACCCTGGCCCTTGCCGCCGCCGAATCGGCCCGCGCCATCCACCGACCCCTCGATCCGGCGCAGCATGCGGTGGCCTTCAACCCCACCTACGATCAGCTCTGGGCGCCCATCCACGGCCCCGCCCACCCCTTCGCCAAGGACGGCGTCGCCCAGGGCATGCGCAATCACAAGCTCGGCTTCGTGGAGGACGCCGCCATCCAGCCTTTCCTCTTTGACGAGCAGTACAACACCTTCCACAAGTACGGCTACGCCACGGACCCCTCCGGCCTCTCCTACGTCGGCGACCTCGAAACCCTAACCAAGAACCAGGCCCTCTCCGTCTACAACATGCCCCAGCAGGAACAGAAACGGCGGCGCCTCCAGATGAAAGCGCCCGATGCCGAAGAAGCTGACCCTTCCGCAGCAGGGCCTGAGGTTGAGAACCCCGCGTCTGACGAGTGGCTCCTCAAGAATCGAAAAAGCCCGTGGTCCGGGAAGAACGAGGTCGTCCAGGGCGAGCTCACGGAGGAGCAGAAGAAGTACGCCGAGGAGCACGCGGAGAAGAAGGCCGAGAAGGAGCGCGGAGAAGGGCGGGCTGGCAATAAAGCAGAGCATTCAGACAAGAGCACATTCCACGGGAAGGAGGAGCGTGACTACCAGGGTCGTTCATGGATCGAGCCGCCCAAGGATGCGAAGCCTAAGAACGACCACTGCTACATCCCAAAACGTTGGGTTCATACATGGAGCGGCCACACCAAGGGTGTCGCGGCAATACGATTCTTTCCGAAGCATGGCCACCTTCTACTCTCGGCTGGTATGGACTCGAAGGTCAAGATATGGGATGTGTTCAATTCTGGTAAGTGCATGCGGACATACATGGGCCACTCGAAGGCGGTTCGCGACATCTCCTTTTCAATTGATGGTACCAAGTTCTTGAGTGCTGGGTATGACAAGAACATCAAGTATTGGGACACTGAGACGGGGAAGGTCATCTCCACCTTCTCCACTGGGAAGGTTCCCTACGTAGTGAAGCTTAATCCAGATGAAGACAAACAGAACATTCTTCTTGCAGGAATGAGTGACAAGAAGATTGTACAGTGGGACATGAATTCGGGCACAATCACACAAGAGTATGATCAACATCTAGGAGCAGTTAATACCATCACTTTTGTTGATAATAATCGAAGGTTTGTTACTTCTAGTGATGATAAGTCACTTCGGGTATGGGAGTTTGGGATTCCAGTTGTTATAAAGTACATCAGCGAGCCTCACATGCATTCCATGCCTTCAATCTCGCTTCATCCTAATTCAAATTGGTTGGCTGCTCAGAGCTTGGATAATCAGATACTTATATACAGTACGAAGGAGAGGTTTCAGCTGAATAAGAAGAAGAGATTTGCAGGCCACATTGCAGCAGGGTATGCTTGTCAGGTGAATTTTTCTCCGGATGGACGTTTTGTTATCTCAGGAGATGGAGAAGGGAAGTGTTGGTTTTGGGACTGGAAGAGTTGCAAGGTCTTTAGGACGTTGAAATGTCATGAAGGAGTGTGCATTGGATGTGAGTGGCATCCATTGGAGCAGAGCAAGGTTGCAACTTGCGGATGGGATGGCATGATCAAATATTGGTGA
- the LOC103985461 gene encoding SKP1-like protein 1, which translates to MEKKITLRSSDGEVFEVDVAVAMESQTIKHMIEDDCAENGIPLPNVNAKILAKVIEYCRKHVDAAASKSSDDASKVDEELKPWDAEFVKVDQATLFDLILAANYLNIKGLLDLTCQTVADMIKGKTPEEIRKTFNIKNDFTPEEEDEVRRENQWAFE; encoded by the exons ATGGAGAAGAAGATCACCCTCAGGAGCTCCGACGGCGAGGTGTTCGAGGTGGATGTGGCGGTGGCGATGGAGTCGCAGACCATCAAGCACATGATCGAGGACGACTGCGCCGAGAACGGGATTCCCCTCCCCAATGTCAACGCCAAGATCCTCGCCAAGGTCATCGAGTACTGCAGGAAGCACGTCGATGCCGCCGCTTCCAAGTCCTCCGACGACGCTTCCAAGGTTGATGAGGAGCTCAAGCCCTGGGACGCCGAGTTCGTCAAGGTCGATCAGGCCACCCTATTCGACCTCATTCTG GCTGCAAATTATCTGAACATAAAGGGGCTACTTGACTTGACTTGTCAAACTGTCGCCGACATGATAAAGgggaagactcctgaagaaatccGCAAGACCTTCAACATAAAAAATGACTTCACCCCCGAGGAGGAAGACGAGGTGCGGAGGGAGAACCAGTGGGCCTTCGAGTGA
- the LOC135598480 gene encoding uncharacterized protein LOC135598480 → MIVCVAVVGHQNNPLYLQSFTEADDALKLHHIVHCSLDVVDERVNNPKKSGPTLNETFLGMLYPTENYKVYGYLTNTKVKFLMVTTDLDVKDADVRSFFRRFHAAYVDAVSNPFHVPGKKITSKAFAERVSGIVKSFGPITTG, encoded by the exons ATGATCGTGTGTGTCGCCGTCGTCGGCCATCAG AACAATCCGCTGTACCTGCAGAGCTTCACGGAGGCGGACGACGCGCTGAAGCTTCACCACATTGTCCATTGCTCCTTGGACGTCGTCGACGAGAGAG TGAACAACCCAAAGAAAAGTGGACCTACATTGAATGAGACATTTCTTGGTATGTTATATCCAACAGAGAACTACAAAGT GTATGGTTATCTAACCAACACAAAGGTAAAATTTCTTATGGTTACGACTGATCTAGATGTCAAAGATGCAGATGTCAGAAGT TTCTTTAGGAGGTTTCATGCTGCGTACGTGGATGCTGTTTCCAACCCCTTCCACGTTCCAGGGAAGAAGATAACCTCCAAAGCCTTTGCGGAAAGAGTCAGTGGTATCGTCAAATCGTTCGGACCCATAACCACTGGGTAA
- the LOC135598018 gene encoding uncharacterized protein LOC135598018, with the protein MAFTGRLRELMKKYGKVALGVHLSVSFASITGFYVAIKNNVDVESVFERVGLSSGVSEKDRAADTSSSSSSSFPSGDAVILDGVDSSAPREEQQQRRRNRTAELAASSGGALALAILCNKALFPVRVPITIALTPPIARFLARRNLLKNHV; encoded by the coding sequence ATGGCGTTCACGGGGCGGTTGCGCGAGCTGATGAAGAAGTACGGGAAGGTGGCGCTCGGCGTCCACCTCTCCGTCTCCTTCGCATCCATCACCGGCTTCTACGTCGCCATCAAGAACAACGTCGACGTCGAGTCCGTCTTCGAGAGGGTCGGCCTCTCGTCGGGCGTCTCGGAGAAGGATCGCGCTGCTGatacctcctcatcctcctcttcctctttcccctcAGGCGACGCGGTCATCTTGGACGGCGTTGACTCTTCGGCGCCGAGGGAGGAGCAGCAGCAACGGAGAAGGAACAGGACGGCGGAGCTGGCGGCGTCCAGCGGCGGAGCCCTAGCTCTGGCGATACTCTGCAACAAGGCCCTGTTTCCGGTTCGGGTCCCGATAACGATCGCCCTCACGCCGCCGATAGCCCGGTTCCTGGCGAGGAGGAACCTCCTCAAGAATCACGTGTGA
- the LOC135598019 gene encoding putative UPF0496 protein 2: MFPSMSLLWYHISGEPVESHTRSSGSSFSATEECWRSIEGDNACAHGEASRRPDYTLLLEPKQDALAAVIRSARHRLPSLLPDFFNATLGASDFCGSLVESIRRARVDQIELHEGFPVPDARRRPVTATLRRLSRLHNPFSDSARLQFERIHQAFDPLVRRLIHAHRRAMRRLSHADLAARAASFFACGVAVTIQAPFARAEAQLGAAARGAFALDRDFDTMGSMVRRLGDEIEHTRNVIKLFTDDGDDDMGEGLMLKEVARELQVSGCEFMNKLAELEEHVSTCFLNINRTRRMVIQEIVAHQQRQIYTTEALD; the protein is encoded by the exons ATGTTTCCCTCCATGTCTCTGCTCTGGTACCATATCAGTG GTGAACCAGTAGAATCACATACGaggagcagcggcagcagctTCTCCGCTACCGAGGAGTGCTGGCGCTCTATCGAAGGCGATAACGCATGCGCCCATGGCGAAGCGTCACGACGGCCGGACTACACGCTCCTCCTCGAGCCAAAACAAGACGCCCTCGCTGCGGTCATACGCAGCGCCCGGCACcgcctcccctccctcctccccGACTTCTTCAACGCCACCCTCGGCGCCAGCGACTTCTGCGGCTCCCTCGTCGAGTCGATCCGCCGCGCCCGCGTCGACCAGATCGAGCTCCACGAGGGCTTCCCGGTCCCCGACGCTCGGCGGCGGCCCGTGACGGCTACCCTCCGCCGCCTCTCCAGGCTCCACAACCCCTTCTCCGACTCCGCACGGCTCCAGTTCGAGAGGATCCACCAGGCGTTCGACCCGCTGGTGCGGCGGCTCATACATGCGCACCGCCGGGCGATGCGGCGGCTGAGCCATGCCGACTTGGCCGCCAGGGCCGCGTCGTTCTTCGCCTGCGGGGTGGCCGTGACGATCCAGGCCCCGTTCGCGCGCGCGGAGGCGCAGCTCGGCGCCGCCGCGAGGGGAGCGTTCGCGCTGGACCGGGACTTCGACACCATGGGCAGCATGGTGAGGAGGTTAGGCGACGAGATCGAGCACACGAGGAACGTGATCAAGCTGTTCACCGACGACGGTGACGACGACATGGGAGAAGGGCTGATGCTGAAGGAGGTGGCCAGGGAGCTGCAGGTGAGCGGGTGCGAGTTCATGAACAAGCTCGCGGAGCTCGAAGAGCACGTCTCTACGTGCTTCCTCAACATCAACAGGACGAGGAGGATGGTGATACAGGAGATAGTGGCTCACCAGCAACGACAGATCTATACAACTGAAGCCTTGGATTAG
- the LOC135598481 gene encoding pentatricopeptide repeat-containing protein At1g20300, mitochondrial-like codes for MAFLHTPRRPPRSFLLPLLCKPLCTSPSPIDSPPSDITIATASISPTESKLLDNLHVLIRDHHRDNPHLAPSAASPPPDLTIPSLSSSFSNLSPSPPSASLAALLVDRCASLRHGIPFPQALAFFNWWLAASPFSSPSPAFAAAFIEMIDLCGKLRHFDIAWHLLDKMRALGIPVTNQTFFTLIRRYVRAGLPEDAAEAFRRMPNYGCEPEPSTFASLLAALSKKRLAAEAQSLFDALKHQFPPDVVIYSSLVHAWCRAGKLDEAERVFAEMVANGIPPNVYTYTAVIDAMCRAGQIPRANELLCQMIDAECSPNAATFNSLMRAHVKAGRSEKVLQVNNQMKQLGCEPDIITYNFLIETHCRKDQKNLDAALKVLNQMTARGCIPTCHSFNPIFRCIINLGNINAAHKLYDRMKELGCKPNTVTYNLLMEMFSKEKSMDMMLRMKREMVEEGLEPNINTYGVLITAFCERGHWKRAYGLMKEMLEEKSLKPTAPVYEMAMTLLRRAGQLMKHEELVEKMVERGFINRPS; via the coding sequence ATGGCTTTCCTGCACACACCAAGAAGGCCTCCTCGCtccttccttctccctctccttTGCAAACCCCTCTGCACTTCTCCTTCTCCGATCGACTCTCCCCCCTCCGACATCACCATCGCCACCGCTTCCATCTCCCCCACCGAGTCCAAGCTCCTCGATAACCTCCATGTCCTCATCAGGGACCACCACCGCGACAACCCCCACCTCGCCCCGTCTGCCGCTTCTCCTCCCCCTGATCTCACCATCCcgtccctctcctcctccttctccaacCTCTCCCCCTCCCCTCCTTCCGCTTCCCTCGCCGCTCTCCTCGTCGACCGCTGCGCCTCCCTCCGCCACGGCATTCCCTTTCCGCAGGCCCTCGCCTTCTTCAACTGGTGGCTCGCTGCGTCGCCCTTCTCCTCCCCTTCCCCTGCCTTCGCTGCCGCCTTCATCGAAATGATTGACCTCTGCGGCAAGCTACGCCACTTCGACATCGCCTGGCACCTGCTCGACAAAATGCGCGCTTTGGGAATCCCCGTCACCAATCAGACGTTCTTCACCTTGATCCGCCGCTATGTTCGTGCTGGTCTCCCCGAAGATGCCGCCGAGGCCTTCCGCCGCATGCCGAACTACGGATGCGAACCCGAACCCAGTACATTTGCCTCCCTCCTTGCTGCCCTTTCAAAGAAACGCCTTGCTGCTGAGGCCCAGTCTCTCTTTGACGCCCTCAAGCACCAATTTCCTCCTGACGTTGTAATCTACTCTTCACTCGTCCATGCCTGGTGCCGTGCCGGTAAGCTCGACGAGGCCGAGCGTGTTTTTGCCGAGATGGTGGCGAATGGAATTCCACCAAATGTGTATACCTATACTGCTGTGATTGATGCAATGTGCCGAGCGGGACAGATTCCCCGTGCAAATGAGCTTCTTTGCCAGATGATTGACGCTGAGTGTTCGCCCAACGCAGCTACTTTCAATAGCCTGATGAGAGCGCATGTCAAGGCTGGGCGGTCGGAGAAGGTGCTGCAGGTCAATAACCAGATGAAGCAATTAGGGTGCGAGCCTGACATTATAACCTACAATTTCCTTATTGAAACCCACTGCAGGAAGGACCAGAAGAACCTCGATGCTGCCCTCAAAGTGCTTAACCAAATGACTGCAAGAGGGTGCATCCCAACTTGCCACTCCTTCAACCCCATATTTCGTTGCATCATAAATCTTGGGAATATTAATGCAGCACACAAGCTATATGATCGGATGAAAGAGCTTGGATGCAAGCCGAACACAGTTACATATAATCTGTTAATGGAGATGTTTAGCAAGGAGAAGTCGATGGACATGATGCTGAGGATGAAGAGGGAGATGGTGGAGGAGGGCTTGGAGCCAAACATTAACACATATGGGGTATTGATCACAGCATTTTGCGAGAGAGGACATTGGAAGCGAGCTTATGGGTTAATGAAGGAGATGTTGGAGGAGAAAAGTCTCAAGCCAACAGCTCCGGTGTATGAAATGGCGATGACACTGCTGAGGAGAGCAGGGCAGCTGATGAAGCATGAGGAACTTGTGGAGAAGATGGTTGAGCGTGGATTCATTAATCGACCCTCGTGA